Proteins from a single region of Chaetodon trifascialis isolate fChaTrf1 chromosome 10, fChaTrf1.hap1, whole genome shotgun sequence:
- the LOC139337487 gene encoding protein phosphatase 1 regulatory subunit 12A isoform X1, which produces MAATDHSRSEAAKQRRQDQLQRWLGSETDRTGSEARETSSGSGTRRAKVRFAQGAVFMAACSAGDREEVAALLRQGADINHANIDGLTALHQACIDENAEMVQFLVESGSDVNRGDNEGWTPLHAAASCGFIQIAKYLIEHGAHVGAVNSEGELPLDVATEDAMERLLKGEIKKQAIDVDKARKEEERIMLQDATAVLAGGGTLTPHPNTKATALHVAAAKGYIEVLKVLLQCGVDVDSRDTDGWTPLHAAAHWGQEEVCTLLADNMCDMGAVNNVGQTPLDVADENLADTLEELQKKQNALRSEKEKQTPVIETSPPISMVPVRTRRTSISRMSSKEKICLHEREKHPPPALPSSPAEDEEEEGQTGQNQSQSQGKASSSSSSEEESESESDAESEKAKNREIINNLNNKRNATGLLPTSMSTSAASQVKKQDPSKPPTTEAPGSWRTSLRKAGSSVTLGSAGLSDSNQDPSRPPETVLGMTRSASSPRLSSEADTKEPRLARVPPTPTRRLFSIPDSSPDNSNSWLSRSSSYTRRLHSQSGNDFTSSTPSLLHSSSYGKRLDDPTVTSGSTGTSSTGLSRLNSVLGQRLPQEQTEKKDQSGVTTSNSRGSTTGEQETKQRRKSYLTPVRDEEAEAQRKARSRHARQSRRSTQGVTLTDLQEAEKTMKTDNKGREKKEEEEKEKEKEAKAKRGEEGEVSWRSRIASLQKSDLLGLTQPTGTPRPQTSDRRDVEASTGESEAARWERERKERRQARARRKAQKTGESDDNDPSGEEEFSGSGLDPQTVRHLSSRSDISCNDCTPGGGSDAKDFKKLFEELSRENSQLQSQLQDTQRIINQTRLDLEKATQRQERFSDCSALLELERKDRRMLERRMADLEEELKVLVDLRADNQRLKDENGALIRVISKLSK; this is translated from the exons ATGGCGGCTACTGACCATTCCCGGTCCGAAGCTGCCAAACAGCGACGGCAGGATCAGCTGCAGCGATGGCTGGGCTCGGAGACGGATCGGACGGGATCGGAGGCCCGGGAAACTTCGAGCGGTTCCGGGACGCGGCGGGCGAAAGTACGATTCGCCCAAGGAGCCGTGTTTATGGCCGCCTGCTCCGCCGGAGACCGGGAGGAGGTGGCAGCGCTGCTCCGGCAGGGAGCTGACATCAACCACGCCAACATAGACGGACTGACAGCGCTTCACCAG GCCTGCATTGATGAAAATGCTGAGATGGTGCAGTTTCTGGTGGAGAGCGGGAGTGACGTCAACAGAGGGGACAACGAGGGCTGGACTCCTCTGCACGCTGCAGCCTCCTGTGGCTTCATTCAGATCGCTAA ATACCTGATAGAGCATGGCGCTCACGTCGGGGCGGTGAACAGTGAAGGAGAGCTTCCTCTGGACGTGGCCACGGAGGACGCCATGGAGAGACTTCTCAAAggggaaatcaaaaaacaag caaTAGACGTGGACAAGGccagaaaggaggaggagaggatcaTGCTCCAGGACGCCACGGCCGTGCTGGCGGGAGGCGGCACTCTCACACCTCACCCCAACACCAAGGCAACCGCTCTGCATGTTGCCGCTGCCAAAGGCTACATCGAAGTCCTGAA GGTGCTGTTGCAGTGCGGGGTGGATGTGGACAGCAGGGACACTGACGGGTGGACGCCCCTGCATGCGGCGGCCCACTGGGGGCAGGAGGAGGTGTGCACCCTGCTCGCTGACAACATGTGCGATATGGGTGCTGTCAACAACGTG GGTCAAACACCTTTAGATGTCGCCGATGAGAACCTCGCCGACactctggaggagctgcagaagaagcAGAACGCC TTACGCAGCGAGAAGGAGAAACAGACTCCTGTTATTGAGACTAGCCCGCCAATCTCCATGGTACCAGTTCGCACACGCAG GACTTCTATCTCTCGTATGAGCAGCAAGGAGAAAATCTGCCTCCACGAGCGCGAGAAGCACCCGCCCCCCGCCCTACCGAGCAGCCCGGccgaagatgaggaggaggaaggccaGACGGGACAGAACCAGTCTCAGAGCCAGGGGaaggcctccagcagctccagctcggAGGAGGAGAGCGAATCGGAGAGTGACGCAGAGTCAG AGAAAGCGAAAAACCGAGAGATCATAAACAACTTGAACAACAAACGCAACGCCACAGGCCTGCTTCCTACCTCCATGTCAACGAGTGCTGCCAGCCAAGTGAAAAAG CAGGACCCAAGCAAGCCCCCGACCACTGAGGCCCCGGGCTCCTGGAGAACGTCTCTGAGGAAGGCAGGCAGCTCAGTGACACTGGGCTCGGCTGGACTGTCCGACTCCAACCAGGACCCCAGCAGACCTCCAGAGACGGTCCTCGGCATGACCCGCTCTGCCTCCAGCCCCCGCCTCAGCTCCGAGGCTGACACCAAG GAGCCGAGGCTCGCCCGGGTGCCGCCCACCCCGACACGGAGGCTCTTCAGTATTCCAGACAGCAGCCCTGACAACTCCAACAG tTGGCTCAGCCGTAGCTCCTCTTACACCCGGCGCCTTCACAGTCAGTCAGGGAATGATTTCACTAGTTCCACCCCCTCTTTGCTTCACAG CTCATCTTATGGAAAGAGACTGGATGACCCCACGGTGACCTCAGGTAGCACAGGAACAAGCTCCACTGGACTCAGCCGCCTCAACAGTGTCTTGGGCCAGAG ACTTCCTcaggaacagacagaaaagaaggatCAGTCTGGCGTCACCACCTCCAACTCTCGAGGCTCGACCACAGGCGAGCAGGAGACCAAGCAGAGGCGCAA GTCATACCTGACACCAGTGCGggatgaggaggcagaggcaCAGAGGAAGGCCCGCTCCCGACATGCCCGGCAGTCCCGCCGCTCCACTCAG GGGGTGACGCTAACAGATCTGCAGGAGGCAGAGAAGACGATGAAGACGGacaacaaagggagagaaaagaaggaggaggaagagaaggagaaagagaaggaagcaAAAGcgaagaggggagaggaaggg GAAGTGAGCTGGAGGTCTCGTATTGCCAGTCTGCAGAAGTCTGACCTGCTGGGCCTCACACAGCCCACTGGCACTCCGCGGCCTCAGACGTCTGACCGGAGAG ACGTTGAGGCCAGCACAGGGGAGAGTGAGGCAGCGCGATGGGAGAGGGAGCGCAAGGAGAGGAGGCAAGCTCGGGCCAGAAGGAAGGCCCAGAAGACCGGCGAG AGTGATGACAACGATCCGAGTGGAGAGGAAGAGTTCTCAGGCAGTGGGCTGGatccacag ACTGTCCGACACTTGAGTTCCAG GTCGGACATCTCCTGTAACGACTGTACACCGGGAGGAGGCTCCGATGCCAAGGATTTTAAGAAG ttgtTCGAGGAGCTCTCCAGAGAAAACAGTCAGCTCCAGTCTCAGCTGCAGGACACCCAGAGGATTATCAATCAGACCAGGCTGGACTTGGAAAAGGCCACACAG AGACAGGAGCGCTTCAGTGACTGTTCGGCCttgctggagctggagaggaag GACCGGAGGATGTTGGAGCGGCGAATGGCggacctggaggaggagctgaag
- the LOC139337487 gene encoding protein phosphatase 1 regulatory subunit 12A isoform X5, with translation MAATDHSRSEAAKQRRQDQLQRWLGSETDRTGSEARETSSGSGTRRAKVRFAQGAVFMAACSAGDREEVAALLRQGADINHANIDGLTALHQACIDENAEMVQFLVESGSDVNRGDNEGWTPLHAAASCGFIQIAKYLIEHGAHVGAVNSEGELPLDVATEDAMERLLKGEIKKQAIDVDKARKEEERIMLQDATAVLAGGGTLTPHPNTKATALHVAAAKGYIEVLKVLLQCGVDVDSRDTDGWTPLHAAAHWGQEEVCTLLADNMCDMGAVNNVGQTPLDVADENLADTLEELQKKQNALRSEKEKQTPVIETSPPISMVPVRTRRTSISRMSSKEKICLHEREKHPPPALPSSPAEDEEEEGQTGQNQSQSQGKASSSSSSEEESESESDAESEKAKNREIINNLNNKRNATGLLPTSMSTSAASQVKKQDPSKPPTTEAPGSWRTSLRKAGSSVTLGSAGLSDSNQDPSRPPETVLGMTRSASSPRLSSEADTKEPRLARVPPTPTRRLFSIPDSSPDNSNSSSYGKRLDDPTVTSGSTGTSSTGLSRLNSVLGQRLPQEQTEKKDQSGVTTSNSRGSTTGEQETKQRRKSYLTPVRDEEAEAQRKARSRHARQSRRSTQGVTLTDLQEAEKTMKTDNKGREKKEEEEKEKEKEAKAKRGEEGEVSWRSRIASLQKSDLLGLTQPTGTPRPQTSDRRDVEASTGESEAARWERERKERRQARARRKAQKTGESDDNDPSGEEEFSGSGLDPQTVRHLSSRSDISCNDCTPGGGSDAKDFKKLFEELSRENSQLQSQLQDTQRIINQTRLDLEKATQRQERFSDCSALLELERKDRRMLERRMADLEEELKVLVDLRADNQRLKDENGALIRVISKLSK, from the exons ATGGCGGCTACTGACCATTCCCGGTCCGAAGCTGCCAAACAGCGACGGCAGGATCAGCTGCAGCGATGGCTGGGCTCGGAGACGGATCGGACGGGATCGGAGGCCCGGGAAACTTCGAGCGGTTCCGGGACGCGGCGGGCGAAAGTACGATTCGCCCAAGGAGCCGTGTTTATGGCCGCCTGCTCCGCCGGAGACCGGGAGGAGGTGGCAGCGCTGCTCCGGCAGGGAGCTGACATCAACCACGCCAACATAGACGGACTGACAGCGCTTCACCAG GCCTGCATTGATGAAAATGCTGAGATGGTGCAGTTTCTGGTGGAGAGCGGGAGTGACGTCAACAGAGGGGACAACGAGGGCTGGACTCCTCTGCACGCTGCAGCCTCCTGTGGCTTCATTCAGATCGCTAA ATACCTGATAGAGCATGGCGCTCACGTCGGGGCGGTGAACAGTGAAGGAGAGCTTCCTCTGGACGTGGCCACGGAGGACGCCATGGAGAGACTTCTCAAAggggaaatcaaaaaacaag caaTAGACGTGGACAAGGccagaaaggaggaggagaggatcaTGCTCCAGGACGCCACGGCCGTGCTGGCGGGAGGCGGCACTCTCACACCTCACCCCAACACCAAGGCAACCGCTCTGCATGTTGCCGCTGCCAAAGGCTACATCGAAGTCCTGAA GGTGCTGTTGCAGTGCGGGGTGGATGTGGACAGCAGGGACACTGACGGGTGGACGCCCCTGCATGCGGCGGCCCACTGGGGGCAGGAGGAGGTGTGCACCCTGCTCGCTGACAACATGTGCGATATGGGTGCTGTCAACAACGTG GGTCAAACACCTTTAGATGTCGCCGATGAGAACCTCGCCGACactctggaggagctgcagaagaagcAGAACGCC TTACGCAGCGAGAAGGAGAAACAGACTCCTGTTATTGAGACTAGCCCGCCAATCTCCATGGTACCAGTTCGCACACGCAG GACTTCTATCTCTCGTATGAGCAGCAAGGAGAAAATCTGCCTCCACGAGCGCGAGAAGCACCCGCCCCCCGCCCTACCGAGCAGCCCGGccgaagatgaggaggaggaaggccaGACGGGACAGAACCAGTCTCAGAGCCAGGGGaaggcctccagcagctccagctcggAGGAGGAGAGCGAATCGGAGAGTGACGCAGAGTCAG AGAAAGCGAAAAACCGAGAGATCATAAACAACTTGAACAACAAACGCAACGCCACAGGCCTGCTTCCTACCTCCATGTCAACGAGTGCTGCCAGCCAAGTGAAAAAG CAGGACCCAAGCAAGCCCCCGACCACTGAGGCCCCGGGCTCCTGGAGAACGTCTCTGAGGAAGGCAGGCAGCTCAGTGACACTGGGCTCGGCTGGACTGTCCGACTCCAACCAGGACCCCAGCAGACCTCCAGAGACGGTCCTCGGCATGACCCGCTCTGCCTCCAGCCCCCGCCTCAGCTCCGAGGCTGACACCAAG GAGCCGAGGCTCGCCCGGGTGCCGCCCACCCCGACACGGAGGCTCTTCAGTATTCCAGACAGCAGCCCTGACAACTCCAACAG CTCATCTTATGGAAAGAGACTGGATGACCCCACGGTGACCTCAGGTAGCACAGGAACAAGCTCCACTGGACTCAGCCGCCTCAACAGTGTCTTGGGCCAGAG ACTTCCTcaggaacagacagaaaagaaggatCAGTCTGGCGTCACCACCTCCAACTCTCGAGGCTCGACCACAGGCGAGCAGGAGACCAAGCAGAGGCGCAA GTCATACCTGACACCAGTGCGggatgaggaggcagaggcaCAGAGGAAGGCCCGCTCCCGACATGCCCGGCAGTCCCGCCGCTCCACTCAG GGGGTGACGCTAACAGATCTGCAGGAGGCAGAGAAGACGATGAAGACGGacaacaaagggagagaaaagaaggaggaggaagagaaggagaaagagaaggaagcaAAAGcgaagaggggagaggaaggg GAAGTGAGCTGGAGGTCTCGTATTGCCAGTCTGCAGAAGTCTGACCTGCTGGGCCTCACACAGCCCACTGGCACTCCGCGGCCTCAGACGTCTGACCGGAGAG ACGTTGAGGCCAGCACAGGGGAGAGTGAGGCAGCGCGATGGGAGAGGGAGCGCAAGGAGAGGAGGCAAGCTCGGGCCAGAAGGAAGGCCCAGAAGACCGGCGAG AGTGATGACAACGATCCGAGTGGAGAGGAAGAGTTCTCAGGCAGTGGGCTGGatccacag ACTGTCCGACACTTGAGTTCCAG GTCGGACATCTCCTGTAACGACTGTACACCGGGAGGAGGCTCCGATGCCAAGGATTTTAAGAAG ttgtTCGAGGAGCTCTCCAGAGAAAACAGTCAGCTCCAGTCTCAGCTGCAGGACACCCAGAGGATTATCAATCAGACCAGGCTGGACTTGGAAAAGGCCACACAG AGACAGGAGCGCTTCAGTGACTGTTCGGCCttgctggagctggagaggaag GACCGGAGGATGTTGGAGCGGCGAATGGCggacctggaggaggagctgaag
- the LOC139337487 gene encoding protein phosphatase 1 regulatory subunit 12A isoform X2 translates to MAATDHSRSEAAKQRRQDQLQRWLGSETDRTGSEARETSSGSGTRRAKVRFAQGAVFMAACSAGDREEVAALLRQGADINHANIDGLTALHQACIDENAEMVQFLVESGSDVNRGDNEGWTPLHAAASCGFIQIAKYLIEHGAHVGAVNSEGELPLDVATEDAMERLLKGEIKKQAIDVDKARKEEERIMLQDATAVLAGGGTLTPHPNTKATALHVAAAKGYIEVLKVLLQCGVDVDSRDTDGWTPLHAAAHWGQEEVCTLLADNMCDMGAVNNVGQTPLDVADENLADTLEELQKKQNALRSEKEKQTPVIETSPPISMVPVRTRRTSISRMSSKEKICLHEREKHPPPALPSSPAEDEEEEGQTGQNQSQSQGKASSSSSSEEESESESDAESEKAKNREIINNLNNKRNATGLLPTSMSTSAASQVKKDPSKPPTTEAPGSWRTSLRKAGSSVTLGSAGLSDSNQDPSRPPETVLGMTRSASSPRLSSEADTKEPRLARVPPTPTRRLFSIPDSSPDNSNSWLSRSSSYTRRLHSQSGNDFTSSTPSLLHSSSYGKRLDDPTVTSGSTGTSSTGLSRLNSVLGQRLPQEQTEKKDQSGVTTSNSRGSTTGEQETKQRRKSYLTPVRDEEAEAQRKARSRHARQSRRSTQGVTLTDLQEAEKTMKTDNKGREKKEEEEKEKEKEAKAKRGEEGEVSWRSRIASLQKSDLLGLTQPTGTPRPQTSDRRDVEASTGESEAARWERERKERRQARARRKAQKTGESDDNDPSGEEEFSGSGLDPQTVRHLSSRSDISCNDCTPGGGSDAKDFKKLFEELSRENSQLQSQLQDTQRIINQTRLDLEKATQRQERFSDCSALLELERKDRRMLERRMADLEEELKVLVDLRADNQRLKDENGALIRVISKLSK, encoded by the exons ATGGCGGCTACTGACCATTCCCGGTCCGAAGCTGCCAAACAGCGACGGCAGGATCAGCTGCAGCGATGGCTGGGCTCGGAGACGGATCGGACGGGATCGGAGGCCCGGGAAACTTCGAGCGGTTCCGGGACGCGGCGGGCGAAAGTACGATTCGCCCAAGGAGCCGTGTTTATGGCCGCCTGCTCCGCCGGAGACCGGGAGGAGGTGGCAGCGCTGCTCCGGCAGGGAGCTGACATCAACCACGCCAACATAGACGGACTGACAGCGCTTCACCAG GCCTGCATTGATGAAAATGCTGAGATGGTGCAGTTTCTGGTGGAGAGCGGGAGTGACGTCAACAGAGGGGACAACGAGGGCTGGACTCCTCTGCACGCTGCAGCCTCCTGTGGCTTCATTCAGATCGCTAA ATACCTGATAGAGCATGGCGCTCACGTCGGGGCGGTGAACAGTGAAGGAGAGCTTCCTCTGGACGTGGCCACGGAGGACGCCATGGAGAGACTTCTCAAAggggaaatcaaaaaacaag caaTAGACGTGGACAAGGccagaaaggaggaggagaggatcaTGCTCCAGGACGCCACGGCCGTGCTGGCGGGAGGCGGCACTCTCACACCTCACCCCAACACCAAGGCAACCGCTCTGCATGTTGCCGCTGCCAAAGGCTACATCGAAGTCCTGAA GGTGCTGTTGCAGTGCGGGGTGGATGTGGACAGCAGGGACACTGACGGGTGGACGCCCCTGCATGCGGCGGCCCACTGGGGGCAGGAGGAGGTGTGCACCCTGCTCGCTGACAACATGTGCGATATGGGTGCTGTCAACAACGTG GGTCAAACACCTTTAGATGTCGCCGATGAGAACCTCGCCGACactctggaggagctgcagaagaagcAGAACGCC TTACGCAGCGAGAAGGAGAAACAGACTCCTGTTATTGAGACTAGCCCGCCAATCTCCATGGTACCAGTTCGCACACGCAG GACTTCTATCTCTCGTATGAGCAGCAAGGAGAAAATCTGCCTCCACGAGCGCGAGAAGCACCCGCCCCCCGCCCTACCGAGCAGCCCGGccgaagatgaggaggaggaaggccaGACGGGACAGAACCAGTCTCAGAGCCAGGGGaaggcctccagcagctccagctcggAGGAGGAGAGCGAATCGGAGAGTGACGCAGAGTCAG AGAAAGCGAAAAACCGAGAGATCATAAACAACTTGAACAACAAACGCAACGCCACAGGCCTGCTTCCTACCTCCATGTCAACGAGTGCTGCCAGCCAAGTGAAAAAG GACCCAAGCAAGCCCCCGACCACTGAGGCCCCGGGCTCCTGGAGAACGTCTCTGAGGAAGGCAGGCAGCTCAGTGACACTGGGCTCGGCTGGACTGTCCGACTCCAACCAGGACCCCAGCAGACCTCCAGAGACGGTCCTCGGCATGACCCGCTCTGCCTCCAGCCCCCGCCTCAGCTCCGAGGCTGACACCAAG GAGCCGAGGCTCGCCCGGGTGCCGCCCACCCCGACACGGAGGCTCTTCAGTATTCCAGACAGCAGCCCTGACAACTCCAACAG tTGGCTCAGCCGTAGCTCCTCTTACACCCGGCGCCTTCACAGTCAGTCAGGGAATGATTTCACTAGTTCCACCCCCTCTTTGCTTCACAG CTCATCTTATGGAAAGAGACTGGATGACCCCACGGTGACCTCAGGTAGCACAGGAACAAGCTCCACTGGACTCAGCCGCCTCAACAGTGTCTTGGGCCAGAG ACTTCCTcaggaacagacagaaaagaaggatCAGTCTGGCGTCACCACCTCCAACTCTCGAGGCTCGACCACAGGCGAGCAGGAGACCAAGCAGAGGCGCAA GTCATACCTGACACCAGTGCGggatgaggaggcagaggcaCAGAGGAAGGCCCGCTCCCGACATGCCCGGCAGTCCCGCCGCTCCACTCAG GGGGTGACGCTAACAGATCTGCAGGAGGCAGAGAAGACGATGAAGACGGacaacaaagggagagaaaagaaggaggaggaagagaaggagaaagagaaggaagcaAAAGcgaagaggggagaggaaggg GAAGTGAGCTGGAGGTCTCGTATTGCCAGTCTGCAGAAGTCTGACCTGCTGGGCCTCACACAGCCCACTGGCACTCCGCGGCCTCAGACGTCTGACCGGAGAG ACGTTGAGGCCAGCACAGGGGAGAGTGAGGCAGCGCGATGGGAGAGGGAGCGCAAGGAGAGGAGGCAAGCTCGGGCCAGAAGGAAGGCCCAGAAGACCGGCGAG AGTGATGACAACGATCCGAGTGGAGAGGAAGAGTTCTCAGGCAGTGGGCTGGatccacag ACTGTCCGACACTTGAGTTCCAG GTCGGACATCTCCTGTAACGACTGTACACCGGGAGGAGGCTCCGATGCCAAGGATTTTAAGAAG ttgtTCGAGGAGCTCTCCAGAGAAAACAGTCAGCTCCAGTCTCAGCTGCAGGACACCCAGAGGATTATCAATCAGACCAGGCTGGACTTGGAAAAGGCCACACAG AGACAGGAGCGCTTCAGTGACTGTTCGGCCttgctggagctggagaggaag GACCGGAGGATGTTGGAGCGGCGAATGGCggacctggaggaggagctgaag
- the LOC139337487 gene encoding protein phosphatase 1 regulatory subunit 12A isoform X3, with protein MAATDHSRSEAAKQRRQDQLQRWLGSETDRTGSEARETSSGSGTRRAKVRFAQGAVFMAACSAGDREEVAALLRQGADINHANIDGLTALHQACIDENAEMVQFLVESGSDVNRGDNEGWTPLHAAASCGFIQIAKYLIEHGAHVGAVNSEGELPLDVATEDAMERLLKGEIKKQAIDVDKARKEEERIMLQDATAVLAGGGTLTPHPNTKATALHVAAAKGYIEVLKVLLQCGVDVDSRDTDGWTPLHAAAHWGQEEVCTLLADNMCDMGAVNNVGQTPLDVADENLADTLEELQKKQNALRSEKEKQTPVIETSPPISMVPVRTRSKEKICLHEREKHPPPALPSSPAEDEEEEGQTGQNQSQSQGKASSSSSSEEESESESDAESEKAKNREIINNLNNKRNATGLLPTSMSTSAASQVKKQDPSKPPTTEAPGSWRTSLRKAGSSVTLGSAGLSDSNQDPSRPPETVLGMTRSASSPRLSSEADTKEPRLARVPPTPTRRLFSIPDSSPDNSNSWLSRSSSYTRRLHSQSGNDFTSSTPSLLHSSSYGKRLDDPTVTSGSTGTSSTGLSRLNSVLGQRLPQEQTEKKDQSGVTTSNSRGSTTGEQETKQRRKSYLTPVRDEEAEAQRKARSRHARQSRRSTQGVTLTDLQEAEKTMKTDNKGREKKEEEEKEKEKEAKAKRGEEGEVSWRSRIASLQKSDLLGLTQPTGTPRPQTSDRRDVEASTGESEAARWERERKERRQARARRKAQKTGESDDNDPSGEEEFSGSGLDPQTVRHLSSRSDISCNDCTPGGGSDAKDFKKLFEELSRENSQLQSQLQDTQRIINQTRLDLEKATQRQERFSDCSALLELERKDRRMLERRMADLEEELKVLVDLRADNQRLKDENGALIRVISKLSK; from the exons ATGGCGGCTACTGACCATTCCCGGTCCGAAGCTGCCAAACAGCGACGGCAGGATCAGCTGCAGCGATGGCTGGGCTCGGAGACGGATCGGACGGGATCGGAGGCCCGGGAAACTTCGAGCGGTTCCGGGACGCGGCGGGCGAAAGTACGATTCGCCCAAGGAGCCGTGTTTATGGCCGCCTGCTCCGCCGGAGACCGGGAGGAGGTGGCAGCGCTGCTCCGGCAGGGAGCTGACATCAACCACGCCAACATAGACGGACTGACAGCGCTTCACCAG GCCTGCATTGATGAAAATGCTGAGATGGTGCAGTTTCTGGTGGAGAGCGGGAGTGACGTCAACAGAGGGGACAACGAGGGCTGGACTCCTCTGCACGCTGCAGCCTCCTGTGGCTTCATTCAGATCGCTAA ATACCTGATAGAGCATGGCGCTCACGTCGGGGCGGTGAACAGTGAAGGAGAGCTTCCTCTGGACGTGGCCACGGAGGACGCCATGGAGAGACTTCTCAAAggggaaatcaaaaaacaag caaTAGACGTGGACAAGGccagaaaggaggaggagaggatcaTGCTCCAGGACGCCACGGCCGTGCTGGCGGGAGGCGGCACTCTCACACCTCACCCCAACACCAAGGCAACCGCTCTGCATGTTGCCGCTGCCAAAGGCTACATCGAAGTCCTGAA GGTGCTGTTGCAGTGCGGGGTGGATGTGGACAGCAGGGACACTGACGGGTGGACGCCCCTGCATGCGGCGGCCCACTGGGGGCAGGAGGAGGTGTGCACCCTGCTCGCTGACAACATGTGCGATATGGGTGCTGTCAACAACGTG GGTCAAACACCTTTAGATGTCGCCGATGAGAACCTCGCCGACactctggaggagctgcagaagaagcAGAACGCC TTACGCAGCGAGAAGGAGAAACAGACTCCTGTTATTGAGACTAGCCCGCCAATCTCCATGGTACCAGTTCGCACACGCAG CAAGGAGAAAATCTGCCTCCACGAGCGCGAGAAGCACCCGCCCCCCGCCCTACCGAGCAGCCCGGccgaagatgaggaggaggaaggccaGACGGGACAGAACCAGTCTCAGAGCCAGGGGaaggcctccagcagctccagctcggAGGAGGAGAGCGAATCGGAGAGTGACGCAGAGTCAG AGAAAGCGAAAAACCGAGAGATCATAAACAACTTGAACAACAAACGCAACGCCACAGGCCTGCTTCCTACCTCCATGTCAACGAGTGCTGCCAGCCAAGTGAAAAAG CAGGACCCAAGCAAGCCCCCGACCACTGAGGCCCCGGGCTCCTGGAGAACGTCTCTGAGGAAGGCAGGCAGCTCAGTGACACTGGGCTCGGCTGGACTGTCCGACTCCAACCAGGACCCCAGCAGACCTCCAGAGACGGTCCTCGGCATGACCCGCTCTGCCTCCAGCCCCCGCCTCAGCTCCGAGGCTGACACCAAG GAGCCGAGGCTCGCCCGGGTGCCGCCCACCCCGACACGGAGGCTCTTCAGTATTCCAGACAGCAGCCCTGACAACTCCAACAG tTGGCTCAGCCGTAGCTCCTCTTACACCCGGCGCCTTCACAGTCAGTCAGGGAATGATTTCACTAGTTCCACCCCCTCTTTGCTTCACAG CTCATCTTATGGAAAGAGACTGGATGACCCCACGGTGACCTCAGGTAGCACAGGAACAAGCTCCACTGGACTCAGCCGCCTCAACAGTGTCTTGGGCCAGAG ACTTCCTcaggaacagacagaaaagaaggatCAGTCTGGCGTCACCACCTCCAACTCTCGAGGCTCGACCACAGGCGAGCAGGAGACCAAGCAGAGGCGCAA GTCATACCTGACACCAGTGCGggatgaggaggcagaggcaCAGAGGAAGGCCCGCTCCCGACATGCCCGGCAGTCCCGCCGCTCCACTCAG GGGGTGACGCTAACAGATCTGCAGGAGGCAGAGAAGACGATGAAGACGGacaacaaagggagagaaaagaaggaggaggaagagaaggagaaagagaaggaagcaAAAGcgaagaggggagaggaaggg GAAGTGAGCTGGAGGTCTCGTATTGCCAGTCTGCAGAAGTCTGACCTGCTGGGCCTCACACAGCCCACTGGCACTCCGCGGCCTCAGACGTCTGACCGGAGAG ACGTTGAGGCCAGCACAGGGGAGAGTGAGGCAGCGCGATGGGAGAGGGAGCGCAAGGAGAGGAGGCAAGCTCGGGCCAGAAGGAAGGCCCAGAAGACCGGCGAG AGTGATGACAACGATCCGAGTGGAGAGGAAGAGTTCTCAGGCAGTGGGCTGGatccacag ACTGTCCGACACTTGAGTTCCAG GTCGGACATCTCCTGTAACGACTGTACACCGGGAGGAGGCTCCGATGCCAAGGATTTTAAGAAG ttgtTCGAGGAGCTCTCCAGAGAAAACAGTCAGCTCCAGTCTCAGCTGCAGGACACCCAGAGGATTATCAATCAGACCAGGCTGGACTTGGAAAAGGCCACACAG AGACAGGAGCGCTTCAGTGACTGTTCGGCCttgctggagctggagaggaag GACCGGAGGATGTTGGAGCGGCGAATGGCggacctggaggaggagctgaag